In a genomic window of Zootoca vivipara chromosome 5, rZooViv1.1, whole genome shotgun sequence:
- the ANAPC13 gene encoding anaphase-promoting complex subunit 13, which produces MDSEVQRDGRILDLIDDAWREDKLPYEDVAIPLNELPEPEQDNGGTTESVKEQEMKWTDLALQYLHENIPPTGN; this is translated from the exons ATGGACAGCGAGGTGCAGAGAGACGGGCGGATCCTCGATTTGATCGACGACGCGTGGAGGGAAGATAAGTTGCCCTACGAAGATGTGGCAATACCGCTG AATGAGCTTCCTGAACCAGAACAAGACAATGGTGGCACAACAGAATCTGTAAAAGAACAAGAAATGAAATGGACTGACTTGGCTTTGCAGTACCTTCATGAAAACATACCTCCAACAGGAAACTAG